A genomic segment from uncultured Alistipes sp. encodes:
- a CDS encoding glycoside hydrolase family 88 protein, translated as MAEILRMLPKDNPDLPRIRTAYELMMSTLLRYQACDGMWRQIIDNPNTWKETSSTALFSYAMALGVKNGWLDKKIYGTATRKA; from the coding sequence ATGGCCGAGATACTGCGGATGCTGCCCAAGGACAACCCCGACCTGCCGCGAATCCGCACCGCCTACGAACTGATGATGTCGACGCTGCTGCGCTACCAGGCCTGCGACGGCATGTGGCGTCAGATCATCGACAACCCGAACACCTGGAAGGAGACCTCCTCGACGGCCTTGTTCTCCTATGCCATGGCCCTCGGCGTGAAAAACGGATGGCTCGACAAGAAGATCTACGGCACGGCGACCCGCAAGGCGTAG
- a CDS encoding carboxypeptidase-like regulatory domain-containing protein → MRHSVHSKFGHCRPKFRDFEKASCDQYRHRYRRIPQVGATGYIQNTNIGTTTNTDGLFVLDVTPEQAITISYIGYLSQTHVIHGLDVINVQLKADTDQIEEVVEGYGK, encoded by the coding sequence ATGCGGCACAGCGTACACTCAAAGTTCGGGCACTGCCGCCCAAAGTTCCGCGACTTCGAAAAAGCATCGTGTGACCAGTACCGTCACCGATACCGACGGATCCCACAGGTCGGCGCCACCGGTTACATTCAAAACACCAACATCGGTACCACGACCAACACCGACGGTCTCTTCGTCCTCGACGTTACGCCCGAGCAGGCTATTACGATCAGCTACATCGGCTATCTGTCGCAGACCCACGTAATCCACGGCCTGGATGTGATCAACGTCCAACTGAAAGCCGATACGGACCAGATCGAAGAGGTCGTCGAGGGTTACGGCAAGTAG
- a CDS encoding neutral/alkaline non-lysosomal ceramidase N-terminal domain-containing protein, giving the protein MNLFVKLTLFVPGLLLGACGGEQLPQVGMAEVDYTPEVGKDLVGNYRGDDYASRGKHDPLYARAFVMQSPDGDKAAILSVDICWMRRATVDMMRNYIAERSDLRPEQILIASTHTHSGPKSLLDAPGAVEYLQRAADAVLLANADLKPARLRFGTTREDSVAYNRRLLCRDGKIHMSWENPDPDFVVGEAGPIDTELSVLSIDQVGGARGAVVNYGCHATTLSGNNWLYSADYPGYMASSLKASEGADFVPVYLNAPCGNATQVNYRRGYIDTYEECEVVGNRVADAARRAMSASCKVEGAEVAVIRRFVPVKRIAISEEQYAWARRVMERVAREGMPPFQLNGMPDEYYAQEWIGMYATQQERDSLEVMACRVGNVAVVGLPGEFFSEFRRMIREQSPFPHTLVVGIANDNRKYFPTKASFEQGGTGYLPMAHGYETTPGTTLYEVGAGEQLASVAVELLNLLKN; this is encoded by the coding sequence ATGAATCTCTTTGTCAAACTGACACTTTTTGTTCCCGGCCTGTTGCTTGGGGCCTGCGGGGGAGAACAACTCCCGCAGGTCGGCATGGCCGAGGTGGATTATACCCCGGAGGTCGGGAAGGATCTCGTGGGCAACTATCGGGGCGACGACTATGCTTCGCGGGGCAAACACGATCCTCTTTATGCGCGGGCGTTCGTCATGCAGAGCCCGGACGGAGATAAGGCGGCGATTCTGAGTGTGGACATCTGCTGGATGCGCCGGGCGACGGTTGACATGATGCGGAACTATATCGCCGAACGCTCGGATTTGCGTCCGGAACAGATCCTCATAGCCTCGACCCATACGCACAGCGGTCCGAAATCGCTGTTGGATGCCCCGGGTGCGGTGGAGTACCTGCAACGGGCTGCCGATGCCGTCCTGTTGGCCAATGCGGACCTGAAACCGGCCAGACTTCGGTTCGGGACCACGCGGGAGGACAGCGTGGCCTATAACCGCCGTTTGCTGTGCCGCGACGGTAAGATTCATATGTCGTGGGAGAATCCCGATCCCGATTTCGTGGTCGGGGAGGCGGGGCCGATCGATACCGAACTCTCGGTCCTCAGCATCGATCAGGTCGGAGGTGCCCGCGGAGCGGTGGTCAATTACGGATGCCATGCCACGACCCTCTCCGGTAACAACTGGCTCTATTCGGCCGATTATCCAGGCTATATGGCCTCTTCGCTGAAGGCGAGCGAAGGTGCCGATTTTGTTCCCGTCTATCTGAATGCTCCCTGCGGGAATGCCACGCAGGTGAACTATCGGCGCGGGTATATTGATACGTATGAGGAGTGTGAGGTTGTGGGCAATCGGGTGGCCGATGCGGCTCGCCGGGCGATGTCGGCGAGTTGTAAGGTCGAGGGTGCCGAGGTGGCGGTTATTCGGCGGTTCGTCCCGGTGAAACGTATCGCCATCAGCGAAGAGCAGTATGCTTGGGCCCGTCGGGTCATGGAGAGAGTTGCCCGGGAAGGAATGCCTCCGTTCCAGCTCAACGGAATGCCCGACGAGTATTATGCCCAGGAGTGGATCGGAATGTATGCCACGCAGCAGGAACGTGACAGTCTGGAGGTGATGGCGTGCCGCGTGGGGAATGTGGCGGTTGTGGGGCTACCCGGGGAGTTTTTTTCCGAATTCCGGCGCATGATCCGCGAACAGTCGCCTTTCCCGCATACTCTTGTGGTGGGGATCGCCAACGACAATCGGAAATATTTTCCGACAAAAGCTTCCTTCGAGCAGGGTGGAACGGGTTATTTGCCGATGGCGCATGGTTATGAAACGACACCCGGGACCACGCTGTATGAGGTCGGAGCCGGAGAACAGTTGGCATCCGTAGCTGTCGAATTGTTGAACCTTTTGAAAAACTGA
- a CDS encoding Gfo/Idh/MocA family oxidoreductase, with translation MRRRVRWGVIGSGGVFTRHTVVEGLLAANHAELVAVCDVGNELERAVRSEYFIRSVGSIDELLRVGIDAVLVASEDSVRAEHVERAVRSGKHVLCEESPGHDPAQTRRIIGLCHKNGVLLGSAFFLRFLPEFQRILELARDGVLGTLRYGRVLYADCHPAPGVSIARQNPLANIGCHCIDLLEMFFGEACKVHCFSTGRSLEPDSVESSVVSLSFNNGGMGHVYVSVSPQKDAMDNFFELYGSQGYVTVEMAKNGKAKLILRLYGKSAEEVICKEEYTLFPDEMNPYQAEIEEFCCAILAGDTPYNSAELGLRSQCLLEACQRSVREGIAVNLPFGETLLSFVGLLCCF, from the coding sequence ATGAGGCGTAGAGTCAGGTGGGGTGTGATCGGATCGGGAGGGGTCTTTACCCGTCATACGGTCGTGGAGGGTTTGCTTGCCGCCAATCACGCCGAATTGGTTGCCGTATGTGATGTCGGCAATGAATTGGAACGAGCGGTCCGGAGCGAATATTTTATAAGGAGCGTAGGTTCGATCGACGAACTGCTCCGGGTGGGGATCGATGCTGTACTTGTGGCTTCCGAAGATTCCGTGCGCGCGGAACATGTCGAACGGGCAGTTCGATCCGGGAAACATGTCTTGTGCGAAGAGTCTCCCGGACACGACCCGGCACAGACCCGGCGAATCATCGGCTTGTGCCACAAGAACGGGGTACTGCTCGGCAGCGCCTTTTTTCTGCGTTTCCTGCCGGAGTTTCAGCGGATCCTGGAATTGGCCCGGGATGGGGTGCTGGGAACCTTGAGATACGGTCGGGTTCTGTATGCCGACTGTCATCCGGCTCCCGGAGTCTCCATTGCCAGACAGAACCCGTTGGCGAATATCGGGTGCCACTGCATCGATCTGCTTGAAATGTTCTTCGGAGAGGCTTGCAAGGTGCATTGTTTTTCGACGGGACGGAGTCTTGAACCCGATTCCGTCGAGAGTTCCGTCGTGTCGCTCTCCTTCAACAACGGGGGAATGGGACATGTTTATGTTTCGGTCTCTCCGCAGAAAGACGCGATGGACAATTTTTTCGAACTTTACGGTTCGCAGGGCTATGTGACCGTGGAGATGGCGAAGAATGGAAAGGCAAAACTGATCCTGCGTTTGTACGGAAAGTCTGCCGAAGAGGTGATCTGCAAGGAGGAGTATACGCTTTTCCCGGATGAAATGAATCCTTATCAGGCCGAGATCGAGGAGTTTTGTTGTGCGATTCTGGCGGGTGATACCCCTTACAACAGTGCCGAACTGGGCCTTCGCAGCCAATGTCTGCTTGAAGCCTGTCAACGCTCTGTTCGGGAAGGAATCGCGGTGAATCTGCCTTTCGGCGAGACCTTGTTGTCGTTCGTCGGATTGTTGTGTTGCTTCTGA
- a CDS encoding FAD-dependent oxidoreductase — protein sequence MPECSPRRVSGRSRSGPSGNSTLTRATSSSAATVSARSASSTVRRGARSVTADGFIDATYEGDLSAAAGVPFRLGREGADEYGEPRAGKIYRGSTAPTAKARPTRATVRSRPTTIGSA from the coding sequence TTGCCCGAATGCTCGCCGAGGCGGGTTTCGGGAAGATCACGGTCCGGGCCCTCCGGTAATTCGACGCTGACGCGCGCAACGTCATCAAGCGCAGCGACCGTATCCGCGAGATCCGCATCCTCGACCGTACGACGGGGCGCACGGAGCGTTACCGCGGACGGATTCATCGACGCCACCTATGAGGGAGACTTGAGCGCTGCAGCCGGAGTGCCGTTCCGCCTCGGGCGCGAAGGGGCCGACGAATACGGCGAACCGCGCGCTGGAAAGATCTACCGCGGAAGCACGGCCCCAACGGCAAAGGCTCGACCTACGAGGGCGACAGTACGATCCAGGCCTACAACTATCGGCTCTGCCTGA